A part of Periplaneta americana isolate PAMFEO1 chromosome 17, P.americana_PAMFEO1_priV1, whole genome shotgun sequence genomic DNA contains:
- the LOC138693125 gene encoding zinc finger protein 235-like isoform X4, with the protein MDVIKKEPDINPLQIQPSDIEDKKPLSEGELCDLDTVKDELKQEVTTEENEILSNSIGVAATCDNMTEDGCLQADQKTCECDVCGKRFVDPAKLKCHALIHTRKSPFICDVCGKDCLYLAHFKRHTRVHTGEKPFSCDICGKKFSDRSNVKKHALVHTGEKTFSCDICGNKFTQSDGLKKHSLLHTGEKPFSCHVCGKKFTQSCSLKKHELVHTLEKPFSCDICGKKFSLRGDQKRHMRVHTGETPFSCDVCGKKFADRSNLRKHTLVHTGEKTFSCVICGNKFLHSDSLKKHSLVHTGEKPFSCHVCGKKFTQSSSLKKHAIRTHR; encoded by the exons GGGGAGTTGTGTGACTTGGACACAGTAAAGGACGAGCTGAAACAGGAAGTTACAACAGAGGAGAATGAGATTTTAAGTAATAG CATTGGAGTGGCAGCCACCTGCGACAATATGACAGAAGATGGGTGCCTGCAGGCAGACCAGAAGACATGCgaatgtgatgtgtgtggaaagagGTTTGTGGACCCAGCAAAGCTCAAATGCCATGCTCTTATACACACGCGCAAGTCACCGTTCAtttgcgatgtttgtggaaaggaTTGTTTGTATTTGGCTCATTTCAAAAGACATACACGTGTACATactggcgagaagccattcagttgtgatatatgtggaaagaaattttctgatAGGAGTAATGTAAAGAAGCATGCACTCGTACATACAGGCGAAAAgacattcagttgtgatatatgtggaaacaAATTCACACAGTCTGATGGTCTAAAAAAACATTCACTCTTACACACAGGCGAAAAGCCATTCAGTTGTCACGTATGCGGAAAGAAATTTACTCAGTCATGTAGTCTGAAAAAGCATGAACTCGTACACACATTAgagaagccattcagttgtgatatttgTGGCAAGAAATTTTCGTTGCGTGGTGATCAGAAAAGGCATATGCGTGTACACACAGGGGAGACgccattcagttgtgatgtatgtggaaagaaatttgcTGATAGGAGTAATCTGAGAAAGCATACACTCGTACATACAGGCGAAAAGACGTTCAGTTGTGTTATATGTGGAAACAAATTTTTGCACTCTGACAGTCTTAAAAAACATTCACTCGTACACACAGGCGAAAAGCCATTCAGTTGTCatgtatgtggaaagaaatttactCAGTCAAGTAGTTTGAAAAAGCATGCAATCCGTACACACAGGTGA